In Toxotes jaculatrix isolate fToxJac2 chromosome 20, fToxJac2.pri, whole genome shotgun sequence, the following proteins share a genomic window:
- the LOC121200182 gene encoding C-C chemokine receptor type 3-like has product MESTTSYYDYSEDPHTPIPPCQRDSDNNLGAQLSILYYFMFLFSLFGNGLVLVIIHRFEKLTTVTNILLLNLVFSSLIFMSSLPFMGVYMQLSNWIFGKVICKIVGSVYYLGLYSSVLFLTLLTFDRHLAVVYSLGASRVRNRRYATVSCAVVWLVSGLACIKPMILQTTFFHHIENKTYCDEFPGDVDNINVHHLRVSGFYLQLFLFLIFPLAVIIYCYVRIAITVMSSRIVTKFKTVRLIFIIVLLFFICWTPYNIALLMHDKGCEQAQKRGYALHITRNLAYLYFCISPIFYTFVGKKFQNYFRQLMVARFPGLKPHISVSQNSKSNMSTKTTPNGF; this is encoded by the exons ATGGAATCGACAACCAGTTATTACGACTATAGTGAAGATCCACACACGCCGATCCCACCATGTCAGAGGGACAGTGACAACAATCTGGGAGCTCAGCTATCCATTCTTTACTACTTTATGTTCCTCTTCAGCCTCTTTGGCAATGGGTTGGTCCTGGTCATCATCCATCG GTTTGAGAAGCTGACCACTGTGACCAACATCTTGCTCCTGAACCTGGTGTTCTCATCTCTAATCTTCATGAGCAGCCTTCCCTTCATGGGAGTCTACATGCAGCTCTCCAACTGGATCTTCGGCAAGGTCATATGCAAGATTGTTGGCAGCGTCTACTATCTGGGCCTCTACAGCTCTGTCCTCTTTCTAACTCTTCTGACCTTCGACCGACACCTTGCTGTTGTGTACTCATTGGGCGCATCGCGAGTGAGGAATAGAAGATATGCGACAGTCTCCTGCGCTGTGGTATGGTTGGTCAGCGGCCTGGCGTGCATCAAGCCGATGATTCTCCAGACCACTTTTTTTCATCACATAGAGAACAAAACCTACTGTGACGAGTTTCCAGGTGACGTGGATAATATTAATGTGCACCATCTGAGAGTATCTGGATTTTACCTtcagcttttccttttcttaatCTTCCCTCTGGCTGTTATTATCTACTGTTATGTTAGGATCGCAATCACTGTCATGTCATCCAGGATAGTCACCAAGTTCAAGACAGTCAGGCTGATATTCATCATTGtcctgttatttttcatttgttggaCCCCATATAACATTGCCTTGTTGATGCACGATAAAGGCTGTGAGCAAGCGCAGAAAAGAGGTTACGCACTCCACATCACTCGCAACTTAGCCTACCTTTACTTTTGCATCAGTCCCATCTTCTACACATTTGTGGGGAAAAAGTTCCAAAACTACTTTAGACAGTTAATGGTGGCACGCTTCCCAGGATTAAAGCCGCACATTTCTGTCAGCCAAAACAGCAAAAGCAATATGTCCACAAAAACTACGCCAAATGGATTTTAG